From one Flavobacteriales bacterium genomic stretch:
- a CDS encoding MerR family transcriptional regulator, with product MTKTLEVKKKYYSISEVAEMIQSNTSLLRFWEKEFPNFIKPQKNKKGNRVYQERDIKFVKIIHHLVKERGYTLAGAKTKLNKHKQETIENAELVMELKKLRRILEEIREEFS from the coding sequence TTAAAAAAAAATATTATAGCATAAGCGAAGTTGCGGAAATGATTCAATCCAATACTTCGCTTTTGCGTTTTTGGGAAAAAGAGTTTCCGAACTTTATTAAACCTCAAAAAAACAAAAAAGGAAATCGAGTTTACCAGGAAAGAGATATCAAATTTGTAAAAATCATTCATCACCTTGTTAAAGAAAGAGGTTATACCTTGGCGGGAGCCAAAACAAAGCTCAACAAACACAAACAAGAAACCATTGAGAATGCCGAACTGGTTATGGAACTTAAAAAACTAAGGAGAATTCTAGAAGAAATTCGAGAAGAATTTTCATAG